In ANME-2 cluster archaeon, the DNA window TAATTTTATTAGGGAATACAACGGAAGATATACCACCTGAACTATCAACAGATCCTGACCCAATAAACTTTGAATTTGTACCCGGAATAGGTGCTCAGACCTTTTCGATATGGAATGACGGAGACGGAACCCTGGAATGGGATGTTTACAGTGACCGGGATTGGATAATAGTATCTCCTGATGTTGGAACTGATGATGGTACGGTTTCTGTTATTTTGAATAGTGCTGGCATGTATCCAGGGAGGCATACCGGAAGAATTACTGTGGAATCAAATGGGGGAACCAAGACAGGGATGATATTTTTGCATATACCGGAAGATGGCAAACCACCATCAAGGGCACCAGAAATTCACATTTTTATGGCAGATCCTGAGTATATTGATGGTCCGGAAGGTGAAACTACTTTAAGCTGGGAAGTATCTGGTGCTACAAGTGTCATTATCGATGGAGTAGGACCTGTGGAAGTATCAAAGGGCTCAATAGACAAATGGATTTCTCAAACTACAACTTTCACTATTAGAGCTATGAATGATGTAGGAGAAGTTGCTAAATCCATAACAGTGCATGTTGAAAAGCCATATTGACTTTATATCCGGATCCACCTTCGTTTAAATTTGAACTTGGGACTCATTTCAATATAATTGAAGCGAATACAAGGACATTTTCAATTTCGAATTCTGAGGATGGAGATCTACATTAGTCAATTCATACCGAAGAAGGATATCTAAAGGAGAAGGACGAAGGCTACCATGAAAGAAGATTTTTCATTGATTGAAATGGTGGAACTTATGAAGGTAAAATAAACCTGGACCTTTTTTATAATCGTCCTTTTATCCCTCCGTAATTCGTTAAAAAAGATTCACTATAAATAAATAATGAAGATGAGAGTTCGACAGGTCTTATCTGATCGCTCACGACGATGATGGTTACTGCATTCATCTGGATAGGGAGAGTTACAAGTGTATGGTGTGGGAGCATCGGTCTGTGCTCTACCGGGGATTTGACTGTCAGGATAATGAGAAATGGAAGGTGTGGGAAGATTTTGTAAAGATGGTAATAAATGATGAGATGATTAAGCAGATAGATGATAGTAATGAGAGAATTCATACTTATCAGAAATCAAAATATAATAGAGTTGAAGAGTAGAAATTAAACAGAGGGTGATATTATTAGAATATATGGTACAATTCGTGATTCGCAGAATAAGGACCCTGTTGCAGGGGCAAACATCAGGCTTAGTATCGAAGGTATGCAGATAGCTTCTATTACTACTGATGAGCAGGGTGAATATGAATATGCAACAGAGGAAGATTATCTGGAGCAGACATTGGACATTATCATACAAAAGGAAGGTTTTGAAAGAAAGAACATTTCTTATGAGATCGATAAAGCTGAAATTAAGTCAGATATTCTATTGAATGAGCTTGAAAAAGGAACTAAAGAGAAAACAAGGATATTTGGCACTATTCGAAATTCAAAGAACCGTGATCCTGTTAAGGATGCAAGTATCACACTTAGTATCGAAGGTACGCAAATAGCTTCAATTTCTTCCAATGAGCAGGGTGAATATGAATACACAGCAGACGAAGATTATATAGGACAGACATTAGATTTTGTCATCAAGAAAGAAGGTTTCATAAGAAAAGATATTTCTCATGAGATTGATAAATTTGAGATCAAATCGGATTTTCTGATGGATGAAATTGAAATTAAGATAAAAGGTAAAATCTGTGATGAAACAGATAATCCTTTGGGTAATGCCAGTATTAGTTTTTCAATAGGTGGCTCAACAATAGATCTGGTATCTGATAAGGACGGATCATTTTCATTCACTATAGGCCAGCAGTTCCTGAACCAGACAATTGGATATGAGGCTAATAAAGAAGGCTTTAAGATTAAAAGCGGGAAATTGAAATTAATTGAAGATCTAAGATGTATCAATTTATCTAAACCTATTCCCGAGCCTATTCCTGAACCTATTCCTGATCCTAATAGATGGATAAAGATTGCTGCAATTGGAATCACATTAGCTGCTATAGCTATAATTTTAATACTGATCATAACACCTGAATTATCAACGAATCCTGATCCAATAGACTTTGATTTTGTACCCGGGACGGGTGCTCAGACCTTTTCAATATGGAATGACGGATACAGAACCCTGGAATGGGATGTTTCCAGTGACCAGGATTGGATAATAGTTTCTCCTGATAGTGGAACTGAATCTGGTACGGTTTCTGTTAGTGTAAATAGTGGTGGCATGGATCTGGGATTGCATACCGGAATAATTACTGTGGAATCAAATGGGGGAACCAAGACAGGGAGAATATCCTTGGTTATAACAGACGAAACAATATTAGATGCACCAGTAATCCATAACTTTAGTGCCGAACCTAAGCATATAGATGGTCCGGAAGGTGAAACCACATTAAGCTGGGAAGTATCTGGTGCTACTAGCGTTACTATCGATGGAATTCCTGTGAAAGTACCAGCAGGCTCAATGATAAGAGTAGTTGGAGAAAATACCCTTTTCACCCTTATGGCAACTAATGATGCTGGAGTATCTGACGTAAGAGATACCAAAGTGTATGTTGGAGTATTACCTTCGGATTTACCAATAATTGATTCCTTTTATGCCAATCCTCCTGATATTTCTGAAGGAGGGAATTCCACATTATACTGGGAGGTTTCTGGTGCTACAAAAGTTACTATCGATAGAGAAAGAATGAATCCAGTTTATGGAAATACAGTTGTGTATCCCGAGATAAATACCTCTTATGAGCTTACAGCTACGAATGAAGCAGGAGAAGCTGATAGTACTGTTACAGTGACCGTTAAAGCAGGACCCGGAGAGGGAGGTATTCTAATGCCAAAATTATCTGTAGATCCGAATAAACTCGACTTTGGCACTATATATGTGGGAGATGAAAAATCCCTGACATTCGAGATATCAAATGATGGAGGGGGAACCTTAGACTGGCGTGTGAAGAATTACCCGAAATGGATAGAAATAAAACCAATTTTAGGATCTTCGGGAATGGTTACTGTTACCAATACTGCAAGATATGAGCCTGACACTTATAAGGGAGAAATTGTGATTGATTCAAATGGTGGAAATAAAACAATAAATGTTTATTTAACCGTTGATGATATTAAATATGTCAAATATCTCGTATCTCAGGAGAAGGACTTGACCGTGCCTAATGGATTATGTAAAGATGGTACGAAAGAATGTAGACTTTTGTATAGAAATCACGGAGGTTATTACTATGCTATGGTCGGAAATTATGTTGCTTTGAACGGTAATCCCGAAAAGCTGAAAGAGATCATTTTTGAACAAAAAATTGATGATGAGATACTTCTTCATGTTGGTAAACCGTCTAAGATTTCAGATGGTATTGAACTTACTGCAGTGGAAATCGATCTTGAGGGACAAAACGTATGGCTTACATTAACTCAAGATGGCAAAGAATTAACATCAAGTAATGTTGGGAAAGGAGAAATATTCACCTATACGGAAAAACAAATCGAGGGTGAATCTGATGTACCGATGTTTGTTGCTTATGTTGAAACAATGTTTGCTGGAATGAATACAAATATGGTCAAGATACGCTATGTTTGGTCGATAATCCAGTGATCTAATTATTGATTAATATTAACAGATGAACAACTCATCCGGAAAATCAAACCAATATCAAGATCAGCTTCAGTAAAATCCGGCAGGAAATAACCAGAGGTTTATTCTATACCCATAAACCCATTAATACCAACACTACCAGAACTTTAGAAGCAACCTCGTTTCTCATTACACTTATCGAGTTGCTCAGTAAAAATTACATACTTTCTATTAATGAGATAGATGAGCGTAAAAAGCAGGTTGCAGAGCGGCTGGTGAGGTAATTCGTAGAAAGCGGCATCGGGCTATTGTATCAAGACTCTGAGTGTGATAAGTACACATTCGAACATGAAGCCTGGGTTGATTGTTTGAGCTGACTGCCTGTCTGTAAGGCTGTCTATTGTAAATTTCCCTTTGCACTCTCCAAACAGGATGTGGAATAAGGGCTCATCCACTAGGAATTTGGCAGCCCTATCTGATCGCCCATGGTGATGACTGTTACTGCGTTCATCTTGATCGGGAGACATACAAGTGTACAATATATGAACATCGCACTGTACCGTGCAGGGGATTCGGGTGCCAGGATAATGAAAAATGGCAGGTATGGCTGGATTATGAAAAGAAGGTCATTAATCCTGAACTGATGGAGCAGATTGATGAAAGCAATGTGAAGATCTACTCTTTTCCAGAAGTGAAATTAACATCGAATAGCAGTACCAAATGAGGTGAATTGAAAAATATTCTAAAAGTTAAGTGGAGGTAAATAATATGGGAGAACGAATAAAGATAGATGCCAAAAAACCTTTGTCAACAAAGGAGAATTCGGCTTCAAATAAACAAAAGACCGGTTTTCGATCTCAAAACTCACCTGTTAATCGAATCCTGTATCTTCAAAGAACCATCGGCAACCAGGCTGTTCAGAGGATGGTCAGGTCAGGGGCTTTGCAGGCTAAGCTTAGTATTGGGCAGCCCGGGTATGTGTATGAACAGGAGGCGGACCGGGTCGCGGATGAAGTGATGCAGATGCCGGAGCCAGGGGTGCAGCAGCAGGTGGGGCCAGAAGAGGAAGAAGAGATTCAAACCAAGCCGTTGCCCAGCCAGACATCGGAAGTTGTCTCAGATGTGGAGACCAGCATCAACAGCATCAGAGGTGGTGGGCAGCCATTACCAGGATCTGCCCAAGCATTTTTTGAGCCGCGTTTTGGTCAAGACTTCAGCCAGGTGCGGGTGCATACTGATGCGCGGGCGGCTGATGTGGCGCGGGCGGTGAATGCACGGGTGTTTACGGTGGGGCAGGATATGGTGTTCGGGGCAGGGCAGTATACATCAGGGACAAGGGAGGGACAGAGGTTGATGGCACATGAATTGACACACATAGTTCAGCAAAATCGATTGATCAGTAGGTCAATGAATCAAAAAAGTACCCCAATACAATTTGTTGCTCCTCCTCAAATGGGGCTTCAACAAAGATGGAAAACTTCCAGAAGTTGAAGTGTAGCGAAGGGTTTAGATAGTACTAAATATGCATTTTAATGTCTTTCAGACGCTGAATCTTAATCGTATAGTAGAACTTGCAGGAATCCGTACTTTTTTAAAAATCACATCATAACGGCATCTTTGAAATCTTTAAAATGAGGATCCCCTGTTACTACTTTTA includes these proteins:
- a CDS encoding DUF4157 domain-containing protein codes for the protein MGERIKIDAKKPLSTKENSASNKQKTGFRSQNSPVNRILYLQRTIGNQAVQRMVRSGALQAKLSIGQPGYVYEQEADRVADEVMQMPEPGVQQQVGPEEEEEIQTKPLPSQTSEVVSDVETSINSIRGGGQPLPGSAQAFFEPRFGQDFSQVRVHTDARAADVARAVNARVFTVGQDMVFGAGQYTSGTREGQRLMAHELTHIVQQNRLISRSMNQKSTPIQFVAPPQMGLQQRWKTSRS